One genomic window of Methyloceanibacter sp. wino2 includes the following:
- a CDS encoding OsmC family protein, with protein MSQESVKQALLAKIQAVQENPAQARLVFRASTALVEDVKCTAQVRDFAPLTIDEPPDLGGSDTGVNPVELVLVALGTCQEIMYSAYAAVMGVKLDEVKIDVKGYLDVRGLLSMDESVPAGYEKIVYDTQIKSSADPESIQKVIAMAESHCPLLDMMQRPVEITGEVKLNGKRLETTAEAAA; from the coding sequence GTGTCCCAGGAGAGCGTGAAGCAAGCTCTATTAGCCAAGATTCAAGCCGTTCAGGAGAACCCCGCCCAAGCGCGCCTCGTGTTCAGGGCGAGTACCGCTCTGGTGGAAGACGTCAAATGCACGGCGCAGGTTCGCGACTTCGCCCCGCTGACCATCGATGAGCCGCCGGATCTCGGTGGATCGGACACGGGCGTCAACCCCGTGGAACTCGTTCTGGTCGCCTTGGGGACTTGTCAGGAAATCATGTATTCCGCCTATGCGGCCGTGATGGGGGTCAAGCTCGACGAGGTCAAAATCGACGTCAAAGGATACCTCGATGTCAGAGGCCTCCTGTCCATGGATGAGTCGGTCCCGGCCGGCTACGAGAAGATTGTGTACGACACCCAGATCAAGAGCTCGGCCGACCCGGAGAGCATCCAGAAGGTGATCGCCATGGCCGAGAGCCATTGCCCGCTGCTCGACATGATGCAGCGTCCGGTGGAGATCACCGGTGAGGTGAAGTTGAACGGGAAGCGCCTGGAGACGACGGCAGAGGCTGCGGCCTAG
- a CDS encoding DsrE family protein, translating into MKYFASKSNMIVAFALAVLAMVATAQPAISGDKDPLFVSLVSDDAHAATMALSFAKTIQDEGHPVTVFFNNRGVLVASKGHTDTYPEQQKQIADLTSGGAVLLACPHCMKYYGLKDENLVDGVKEGDPKTVTKQLFMDGTKTLTW; encoded by the coding sequence ATGAAATACTTCGCGTCGAAATCGAACATGATCGTCGCCTTTGCCCTCGCCGTGTTGGCGATGGTCGCCACTGCGCAACCCGCCATATCAGGAGACAAAGATCCGCTCTTCGTCAGCCTGGTTTCCGACGATGCGCACGCCGCGACCATGGCTCTGAGCTTCGCCAAGACCATTCAGGACGAGGGTCACCCCGTGACGGTGTTCTTCAACAATCGCGGCGTGCTCGTGGCCTCGAAGGGACACACCGATACGTACCCCGAGCAGCAGAAGCAGATTGCTGATCTCACCAGCGGCGGCGCGGTGCTGCTCGCCTGTCCCCACTGCATGAAGTACTACGGCCTCAAGGACGAGAACCTTGTCGATGGCGTGAAGGAAGGCGACCCGAAGACGGTGACCAAGCAGCTTTTCATGGACGGGACCAAGACCCTCACCTGGTAG
- a CDS encoding SulP family inorganic anion transporter, translating into MIARLRKFIPVLEWGRTYDGAAFSNDLVAAVIVTIMLIPQSLAYALLAGLPPEAGIYASIVPIILYAIFGTSRALAVGPVAVVSLLTASAVGQVAEQGTAGYVVAALTLALLSGGFLLMLGVLRLGFLANFLSHPVIAGFITASGILIACSQLKHILGVDAGGHTLPEMIGSLVAHLGETNVITLAIGAGAIGFLFWVRTGLKPFLRKIGLGPKLADLITKAGPIAAVVVTTLVAWYFSLNGRGLSIVGEVPQSLPPLTMPGLSPDLLADLAVPAILVSIIGFVESISVAQTFAAKKRQHIDPDQELIGLGAANLGAAFTGGYPVTGGFSRSVVNFDAGAETPAAGAYTAVGLAIAAVALTPLIYFLPKATLAATIIVAVLSLIDLSILKKTWGYSKSDFSAVAATILLTLLLGVEIGVATGVAISVLMHLYKTSRPHVAEIGLVPGTHHFRNINRHTVETDPGLLMLRVDESLYFANARFLENLILARVTEGCGIRNVVLMFSAVNAVDYSALESLEAINERLTDMGVGFHLSEVKGPVMDRLEASHLLQHLNGRVFLSQYDAWMAVLGWPSERPKPVLAAQTF; encoded by the coding sequence ATGATCGCTCGGCTGCGCAAGTTCATTCCCGTCCTCGAATGGGGCCGCACCTACGACGGGGCCGCGTTCTCGAACGACCTGGTCGCGGCGGTGATCGTGACGATCATGCTGATCCCGCAGTCGCTCGCCTATGCGCTGCTTGCGGGGCTGCCGCCGGAGGCCGGTATCTACGCCTCCATCGTCCCGATCATTCTCTATGCGATCTTCGGCACGTCTCGTGCCCTGGCCGTCGGTCCGGTCGCCGTGGTGTCGCTGCTGACGGCATCGGCCGTCGGCCAGGTGGCCGAACAAGGGACGGCCGGTTACGTGGTTGCGGCGTTGACGCTGGCACTGCTGTCGGGCGGCTTCCTGCTGATGCTCGGCGTGCTGCGGCTCGGGTTCCTTGCGAACTTCCTCAGCCATCCGGTGATTGCCGGGTTCATCACGGCCTCGGGCATCCTGATCGCCTGCAGTCAGCTGAAGCACATCCTCGGTGTCGACGCGGGCGGTCATACGCTGCCCGAGATGATCGGTTCCCTCGTGGCTCATCTCGGCGAGACCAACGTCATTACGCTCGCCATCGGGGCAGGGGCTATCGGGTTCCTGTTCTGGGTGCGCACCGGTCTCAAGCCGTTCTTGCGGAAGATCGGTCTCGGTCCGAAGCTTGCCGATCTCATCACCAAGGCGGGACCCATCGCGGCTGTCGTGGTGACGACGCTGGTGGCCTGGTACTTCAGCCTGAACGGGCGCGGCCTATCGATCGTCGGCGAAGTGCCCCAGAGCCTGCCGCCGCTGACCATGCCGGGGCTCTCTCCCGACCTGCTCGCCGATCTTGCGGTGCCAGCGATCCTCGTTTCGATCATCGGCTTCGTGGAGTCCATCTCGGTGGCTCAGACATTCGCCGCCAAGAAGCGCCAGCACATCGATCCCGATCAGGAACTGATCGGTTTGGGCGCGGCCAATCTCGGCGCGGCCTTCACGGGCGGCTATCCGGTGACCGGCGGCTTCTCGCGCTCGGTCGTCAATTTCGACGCCGGCGCCGAGACACCCGCGGCCGGCGCCTATACGGCTGTGGGCTTGGCCATCGCCGCCGTGGCCCTGACACCGCTCATCTACTTCCTGCCGAAGGCGACGCTGGCCGCGACCATCATCGTCGCTGTGCTGAGTCTCATCGATCTGTCGATCCTCAAGAAGACCTGGGGCTACTCGAAGTCCGACTTCTCCGCCGTCGCCGCCACCATCCTGCTGACGCTGTTGCTCGGCGTCGAGATCGGCGTCGCCACCGGCGTTGCCATCTCGGTGCTGATGCATCTGTACAAGACATCGCGTCCGCACGTCGCCGAGATCGGCCTCGTGCCGGGCACCCATCACTTCCGCAACATCAACCGGCACACGGTCGAGACCGATCCGGGTCTCCTGATGCTCCGGGTCGACGAGAGCCTGTACTTCGCCAACGCCCGCTTCCTCGAGAACCTGATCCTCGCGCGCGTGACCGAGGGCTGCGGCATCCGCAATGTCGTTCTGATGTTCTCGGCGGTGAACGCGGTTGATTACTCGGCCCTCGAGAGCCTCGAGGCCATCAACGAGCGCCTGACCGACATGGGCGTCGGCTTCCATCTGTCGGAAGTGAAAGGCCCGGTGATGGACCGGCTCGAAGCCTCCCATCTCCTGCAGCATCTGAACGGCCGCGTGTTCCTGTCCCAATACGACGCGTGGATGGCCGTCTTGGGATGGCCATCCGAAAGGCCCAAACCCGTCTTGGCCGCCCAAACATTCTGA
- a CDS encoding bifunctional protein tyrosine phosphatase family protein/NAD(P)/FAD-dependent oxidoreductase, with amino-acid sequence MELKRVSEALSVSSQISPADITELKAQGFRSIVCNRPDGEGADQPTFEEIHEAADAVGLETRYLPVKPGLIQDEDAFAFGAALRELPGPVFAYCRTGTRSMTLWSLSQSKALPMADILATAKAAGYDMNGVARRIANGGKTPTDTGDAKYDIVIVGGGAGGIAVASSLRARKPSLDIAIIDPAEIHYYQPGWTMVGGGVFQAQDTAKTMGSLIPSGVHWIKAGVAAFEPENDAVILDGCRVVKYDRLVVCPGLKLDWGAVEGLEETLGRNGVTSNYRYDLAPYTWELVQRMNKGRAIFTQPPMPIKCAGAPQKAMYLSADAWYRRGVLKDIDIQFNNAGGVLFGVKDYVPALMKYVEKYGAHLNFFHNLIAIDGSAKTATFKVSKPDTDPTTVTMDFDMIHVCPPQTAPDFIRVSPLADAAGWVDVDQTTLRHKAYDNIWSLGDVMNAPNAKTAAAARKQAPTVAENIVADIAGRSAVAQYDGYGSCPLTVERGKIVLAEFGYGGALKPSFPKFFIDGMKPSRAAWILKEKMLPPIYWWAMLKGKEWLAKPERLTVAPAE; translated from the coding sequence ATGGAGTTGAAACGCGTATCCGAGGCGCTGTCGGTCAGCAGCCAGATTTCACCGGCCGACATCACCGAGCTGAAGGCGCAAGGCTTCCGCTCGATCGTCTGCAACCGGCCCGACGGCGAGGGCGCGGATCAGCCGACCTTCGAGGAGATCCACGAGGCGGCCGACGCGGTCGGACTCGAGACACGTTATCTACCGGTGAAACCCGGACTCATTCAGGACGAGGACGCGTTCGCGTTCGGCGCTGCGTTGCGCGAACTTCCGGGGCCTGTCTTCGCCTATTGCCGGACGGGGACGCGCTCGATGACGCTGTGGTCGCTGAGCCAGTCCAAGGCGCTACCCATGGCGGACATCCTGGCGACGGCCAAGGCGGCCGGCTACGACATGAACGGTGTTGCCCGGCGCATCGCCAATGGCGGCAAGACGCCGACCGATACCGGCGACGCCAAATACGACATCGTCATTGTCGGCGGTGGGGCGGGCGGCATCGCCGTCGCCTCCAGCTTGCGTGCACGCAAGCCTAGTCTTGATATCGCGATCATCGATCCGGCGGAGATCCATTACTACCAGCCGGGCTGGACCATGGTGGGCGGCGGTGTGTTCCAAGCACAGGATACGGCCAAGACCATGGGCTCGCTCATTCCGAGTGGCGTCCATTGGATCAAGGCCGGTGTGGCTGCCTTTGAGCCGGAGAACGACGCGGTCATTCTGGATGGCTGCCGGGTGGTCAAATACGACCGCCTCGTCGTCTGTCCCGGTCTCAAGCTCGATTGGGGCGCCGTCGAAGGTCTCGAGGAGACGCTCGGCCGCAATGGCGTCACCTCGAACTATCGCTACGACCTTGCGCCGTATACGTGGGAGCTGGTCCAGCGCATGAACAAGGGCCGGGCGATCTTCACGCAGCCCCCCATGCCGATCAAATGTGCCGGCGCACCGCAAAAGGCCATGTATCTGTCGGCCGACGCTTGGTACCGCCGTGGCGTCCTCAAGGACATCGACATCCAGTTCAACAACGCCGGCGGTGTGCTGTTCGGCGTGAAGGACTACGTGCCGGCGCTCATGAAATACGTCGAGAAGTACGGCGCGCACCTGAACTTCTTCCACAACCTCATTGCTATCGACGGCTCGGCCAAGACGGCAACTTTCAAAGTGTCGAAGCCGGACACGGACCCCACCACGGTCACCATGGACTTCGACATGATCCATGTCTGTCCCCCGCAGACGGCGCCGGACTTTATCCGTGTGTCGCCGCTGGCCGATGCCGCCGGCTGGGTCGATGTGGACCAGACCACGCTGCGCCACAAGGCCTACGACAACATCTGGAGCCTGGGCGACGTCATGAACGCACCCAACGCGAAGACGGCCGCCGCGGCCCGCAAACAAGCCCCGACAGTCGCCGAGAACATCGTCGCCGATATCGCCGGCCGGTCCGCGGTTGCGCAATATGACGGCTACGGCTCGTGCCCGCTCACGGTCGAGCGCGGCAAGATCGTGCTCGCCGAGTTCGGCTATGGCGGCGCGCTGAAGCCGAGCTTCCCGAAGTTCTTCATCGACGGCATGAAGCCTTCACGGGCCGCTTGGATCCTCAAAGAGAAGATGCTGCCGCCGATCTATTGGTGGGCCATGCTCAAGGGCAAGGAGTGGTTGGCCAAGCCGGAGCGGCTCACGGTGGCACCGGCCGAGTAG
- the lpdA gene encoding dihydrolipoyl dehydrogenase, translating to MPTHVIVLGGGPAGYVSALHASQLGARVTLVDASGLGGTCLHRGCIPTKTLVSSCSLLDQLKDASKCGITINGDIDVSWPGALANVHRVINTMAGGIEGLLNNRKIEVINDEGWLADGHTVTLAGGGQVKGDYVLICTGSKPARPKAFPFDGHTVVTSDDLLHWSDLPTSLAIIGEGIIACEFAFIFASLGVKVTVVGMERLPAPALDTDISAVLLREMRKKGIKFVGGAPVESIECRDDGVAVSQKDKPEITAERALVCVGRIPNSETLHLEAAGVESGRRGEIIVDDFMRTSCPTVYAAGDVTGRVMLAHAASAQGKVAVEHILDHAPAAIDESKIPWAIFTSPEIGCVGLSEQEAGRRGIEVRCGTFDMRGLGKAQAMGKIAGMAKIVADASTGEVLGAHVMGAHATDIVHEAVVAIQQGMSVRELARAVHAHPTLSESVVEAAEDVFGLALHKVQ from the coding sequence ATGCCTACGCATGTTATCGTCCTTGGCGGCGGACCCGCCGGGTATGTATCGGCACTGCATGCGAGCCAGCTCGGCGCACGTGTGACACTGGTGGATGCAAGCGGACTTGGAGGCACCTGTCTCCACAGGGGATGCATCCCCACCAAGACATTGGTCTCTTCGTGTTCGCTGCTCGACCAGCTTAAAGACGCCTCGAAATGCGGGATCACCATCAACGGTGACATCGACGTCAGCTGGCCGGGGGCGCTGGCCAACGTACATCGCGTCATCAACACGATGGCCGGCGGAATCGAGGGTCTCCTCAACAATCGCAAGATCGAGGTCATCAACGACGAAGGCTGGTTGGCCGACGGCCATACCGTGACCCTAGCTGGCGGCGGTCAAGTCAAGGGCGACTACGTGCTGATCTGCACCGGTTCGAAGCCGGCACGTCCCAAAGCCTTCCCGTTCGACGGGCATACGGTCGTCACGAGCGATGATCTGCTGCATTGGTCCGACCTTCCGACTTCGCTGGCCATCATCGGCGAAGGGATCATCGCGTGCGAGTTTGCCTTCATTTTCGCGTCGCTCGGCGTGAAGGTCACTGTCGTCGGGATGGAGCGGCTGCCGGCCCCTGCTCTGGATACCGATATCTCGGCGGTGCTACTTCGGGAGATGCGCAAGAAGGGCATCAAATTCGTCGGCGGCGCTCCTGTCGAAAGTATCGAATGCCGTGACGACGGCGTGGCGGTTAGCCAGAAGGACAAGCCCGAAATTACCGCGGAACGTGCGCTCGTCTGCGTCGGCCGCATTCCGAACAGCGAGACGTTGCATCTCGAGGCGGCCGGCGTGGAGAGCGGGCGGCGCGGCGAGATCATCGTCGACGATTTCATGCGGACCAGTTGCCCGACGGTCTACGCCGCCGGCGACGTCACCGGGCGCGTCATGCTGGCCCACGCAGCGTCCGCGCAAGGCAAGGTGGCCGTGGAACACATTCTCGACCATGCCCCTGCGGCCATCGACGAGAGCAAGATCCCGTGGGCGATCTTCACCTCCCCCGAAATTGGCTGCGTCGGACTCTCCGAGCAGGAGGCCGGCCGGCGAGGAATTGAAGTCCGCTGCGGCACGTTCGACATGCGCGGCCTCGGCAAGGCCCAGGCGATGGGCAAGATTGCCGGGATGGCGAAGATCGTAGCCGACGCATCGACGGGTGAAGTCCTCGGCGCTCACGTCATGGGCGCGCACGCCACGGACATCGTGCATGAAGCCGTCGTCGCGATTCAGCAGGGCATGAGTGTCCGGGAACTTGCACGTGCCGTGCATGCGCACCCTACCCTCTCGGAAAGCGTTGTCGAAGCAGCCGAAGACGTCTTCGGCCTGGCGCTACACAAAGTTCAATAG
- the gcvH gene encoding glycine cleavage system protein GcvH, translating into MEQQQNYLFHSEHLWVRKIDDHHMLVGISNYAKGQLGDIVFVDFPDIGSEIVQGVPFGVVESMKVVSDLIAPVCGTVIETNEQLQEEIALINEDPQGGGWILRIKLTDPSQLSALLSDEQYAALRDD; encoded by the coding sequence ATGGAACAGCAGCAGAACTACCTTTTCCACAGCGAGCACCTGTGGGTCCGCAAGATTGACGACCACCACATGCTGGTCGGCATCAGCAACTACGCCAAGGGCCAACTCGGCGACATCGTCTTTGTCGATTTCCCGGACATCGGGTCCGAAATCGTGCAAGGCGTGCCGTTCGGCGTGGTGGAATCGATGAAGGTCGTTTCAGACCTCATCGCTCCCGTGTGCGGCACCGTGATCGAGACGAACGAGCAGCTCCAGGAAGAGATCGCGCTGATCAACGAGGACCCTCAAGGCGGGGGTTGGATTTTGCGCATCAAATTGACGGACCCGTCGCAATTGTCGGCGCTGCTGTCCGACGAGCAGTACGCAGCGCTGCGTGACGACTGA
- a CDS encoding cytochrome-c peroxidase, whose amino-acid sequence MPPADPVVVELGHKLFFDRRLSINNTMSCGMCHIEAQAFTSNQLGSSVGMEGRSLKRNAPSLFNVAYETSLFRDGRETHLETQAWAPILDHHEIAAPSIGWVLDRIESLPNYKGSFEEAFPGRGISMNTVGEALAAYERSLLLGNSRFDRWRYGGEDDALTAEEQRGFALFTGKAGCSGCHTISSESALLSDGKFHDTGLGYTRTMDRGKRHDRHYKIQLAPGTYTSRSEQQLSAISNPIPNDLGRYEVTRDPADRWTFKTPTLRNVAITGPYMHDGSFGTLMEVVEYYDRGGDYSPNKSGLVQPLNLDDGDKQALVAFLKSLTGERPANEASADVADKYKY is encoded by the coding sequence GTGCCGCCGGCGGATCCGGTCGTGGTGGAGTTGGGGCACAAGCTGTTTTTCGATCGCCGTCTTTCGATCAACAACACCATGTCCTGCGGCATGTGCCACATCGAGGCCCAGGCGTTCACGTCGAACCAGCTCGGCTCCTCCGTGGGCATGGAAGGCAGGAGCCTCAAACGGAACGCGCCGTCGCTCTTCAATGTCGCCTACGAGACGAGCTTGTTCCGAGACGGTCGCGAGACGCATCTCGAGACACAGGCCTGGGCCCCCATCCTCGATCACCACGAGATAGCCGCCCCGTCCATTGGCTGGGTGCTGGACCGGATCGAGTCCTTGCCGAACTACAAGGGATCTTTCGAGGAGGCCTTTCCAGGCCGGGGAATCAGCATGAACACGGTTGGCGAAGCCTTGGCTGCCTATGAGCGGTCTCTGCTTCTCGGCAATTCACGCTTCGATCGCTGGCGTTACGGCGGTGAGGACGACGCATTGACGGCCGAGGAACAGCGCGGCTTCGCGCTGTTCACGGGTAAGGCGGGCTGCTCCGGGTGTCACACGATCAGTTCGGAGTCGGCTCTGCTGTCAGACGGAAAATTCCACGACACGGGTTTGGGCTATACGCGGACAATGGATCGCGGTAAGCGCCATGATCGCCACTACAAGATTCAATTGGCGCCAGGCACGTACACGTCGCGGAGCGAACAGCAGCTCAGCGCGATCAGTAATCCCATCCCGAACGATCTGGGGCGCTATGAGGTCACGCGAGACCCGGCCGATCGTTGGACCTTCAAGACGCCGACCTTGAGGAATGTCGCGATCACCGGACCCTATATGCACGATGGCTCGTTCGGCACCCTCATGGAAGTCGTCGAGTACTATGACAGAGGCGGGGACTACAGTCCTAACAAGAGCGGACTGGTCCAGCCTCTCAACCTCGACGACGGTGATAAGCAGGCTCTCGTCGCGTTCCTCAAGTCCTTGACGGGCGAACGTCCGGCCAACGAGGCGAGCGCGGACGTTGCCGATAAGTACAAGTACTAA
- a CDS encoding SCO family protein, which yields MIPYPEPGTYELGKIQEVPFSVVIDGSGYPKLLSSYTTGKITLMTFFYALCTDPTGCPLLWNAFFEVRDKIAEDPELRDEVQLVFYSFDPKHDVPQTLQLFEDLENKGNAPVPWYFVTSWTDYFLKSTLEDFGQPIYADKDSRGRIIINHSLKVFLIDPDGWVREIYASNFLDPGVILNDIKTLVMEERGQSIGQ from the coding sequence TTGATCCCTTATCCGGAGCCCGGCACCTACGAGCTCGGGAAGATTCAGGAGGTACCTTTCAGCGTGGTCATCGACGGCTCGGGCTATCCCAAGCTCCTGTCGAGCTATACGACCGGCAAGATCACGCTCATGACGTTCTTCTACGCGCTGTGTACGGACCCGACCGGCTGTCCGCTGCTTTGGAACGCCTTCTTCGAAGTTCGCGACAAGATCGCGGAAGACCCCGAGCTTCGCGACGAGGTTCAACTCGTCTTCTACAGCTTCGATCCAAAGCACGACGTGCCGCAGACGTTGCAGCTCTTCGAGGACCTTGAGAACAAGGGCAACGCGCCGGTACCCTGGTACTTCGTCACGTCGTGGACGGACTATTTTTTGAAGTCGACACTCGAGGACTTTGGACAGCCCATCTACGCTGACAAGGACTCGCGTGGCCGTATCATCATCAACCACTCCTTGAAGGTGTTCTTGATTGATCCAGATGGCTGGGTCCGGGAGATCTACGCATCCAACTTTCTGGATCCTGGTGTTATCCTCAATGATATCAAGACCCTTGTGATGGAAGAACGCGGGCAAAGCATTGGTCAATAG
- a CDS encoding selenium-binding protein SBP56-related protein, giving the protein MTRHRLTAIFMASIVSFAPLSLSHVAKADETCNSPYTNALIKGQEKYLQVWTLGIEGMGDESDKLVTIDVDPESKTYGKVVNTLSVGGRGEAHHVGFSDDRKYMWSGRLDDNKIFIFDVGTDPANPKLVKTIDDFTDQTGYVGPHTFYALPGRMLIQALSNVDDHGGETGLAVYNNKGEFISKHPMPTTDGGDGYGYDIGINPSKNVLLTSSFTGWNNYMMDFGKMLKDEEAMKNFGKSMVIWNLKSMKPEKIFEVPGAPLEIRWSLKEGDDWALTATALTSKLWLIKRDDNGEWQAKPVADVGDPSKIPLPVDISISADAKQLWVNTFLDGTTRLFDITDPEKPVQIYEKKMGNQVNMVSQSWDGKRVYFTTSLLANWDKKGEENDQFLKAFEWDGKELVQKFEVDFIEEKLGRAHHMKFTGGPLSPTGYPTGVTDPASM; this is encoded by the coding sequence ATGACAAGGCATCGCTTGACGGCCATCTTCATGGCGTCAATCGTTTCGTTTGCCCCGCTCTCGCTCAGCCACGTTGCCAAGGCTGACGAGACGTGCAACTCGCCCTACACGAATGCTCTCATCAAAGGGCAGGAAAAGTACCTGCAAGTTTGGACGCTGGGCATCGAGGGCATGGGCGACGAGAGCGACAAGCTCGTCACGATTGATGTCGACCCCGAGTCCAAGACCTATGGCAAGGTCGTGAACACCCTGTCGGTCGGCGGCCGCGGCGAGGCCCATCACGTCGGCTTTTCCGATGATCGCAAATACATGTGGTCCGGTCGCCTCGACGACAACAAGATCTTTATCTTTGACGTCGGCACCGACCCTGCCAATCCGAAACTCGTCAAAACGATCGACGATTTCACAGACCAAACGGGTTATGTGGGGCCGCACACTTTTTATGCCCTCCCTGGCCGCATGCTGATTCAGGCGCTCTCCAACGTGGACGACCATGGCGGCGAGACCGGCTTGGCCGTTTACAACAACAAGGGCGAGTTCATCTCGAAGCACCCCATGCCGACGACCGATGGTGGCGACGGCTATGGCTACGACATCGGCATCAACCCGTCGAAGAACGTGCTGCTGACATCGAGTTTCACCGGGTGGAACAACTACATGATGGACTTCGGCAAGATGCTCAAAGACGAAGAAGCCATGAAGAACTTCGGAAAGTCGATGGTCATTTGGAATCTGAAGTCCATGAAGCCGGAGAAGATCTTTGAGGTCCCCGGTGCGCCGCTCGAGATTCGCTGGTCCTTGAAGGAAGGGGACGATTGGGCGCTGACGGCTACCGCTTTGACGTCGAAGCTGTGGCTGATCAAGCGCGACGACAATGGCGAGTGGCAGGCGAAGCCTGTCGCCGATGTCGGCGATCCCTCCAAGATTCCGCTTCCTGTCGACATCTCGATCTCGGCCGACGCCAAGCAGCTCTGGGTCAACACGTTCCTCGATGGGACGACGCGTCTTTTCGATATCACCGATCCCGAGAAGCCCGTGCAGATCTATGAGAAGAAGATGGGCAATCAGGTGAACATGGTTTCCCAGAGCTGGGACGGTAAGCGCGTCTATTTCACCACCTCTCTCTTGGCCAACTGGGACAAGAAGGGCGAGGAGAACGATCAGTTCCTCAAGGCCTTCGAATGGGACGGCAAGGAGCTCGTGCAGAAGTTCGAGGTCGACTTCATCGAGGAGAAGCTCGGGCGCGCTCACCACATGAAGTTCACCGGCGGACCGCTTTCTCCGACCGGCTATCCCACGGGTGTTACCGACCCCGCGTCGATGTAG
- a CDS encoding helix-turn-helix transcriptional regulator has protein sequence MAKEIDATAAAAWLKAVSNPARLRIVFCLLKGETSVAELERQLKIRQPNLSQHLAELRNAKIAVARREFKSAYYSLASDEARRFASGLMEIFGGSSARPIVSEPRRESNVSNQAAVFVRLHAS, from the coding sequence ATGGCCAAGGAAATCGACGCCACTGCTGCCGCCGCCTGGCTGAAAGCTGTGAGCAATCCCGCGCGCCTGCGGATCGTGTTCTGCCTCCTGAAAGGCGAGACATCCGTCGCGGAGCTCGAGCGACAGCTCAAGATTCGGCAGCCCAATCTGTCCCAGCACCTGGCGGAACTGCGCAATGCCAAGATCGCGGTGGCACGTCGGGAGTTCAAATCCGCCTACTACAGCTTGGCAAGCGATGAGGCCCGCCGGTTTGCCAGCGGGCTGATGGAGATTTTCGGCGGCAGCTCCGCTCGGCCGATCGTTTCCGAGCCTCGACGCGAATCCAATGTGTCCAATCAGGCGGCCGTGTTCGTACGGCTCCACGCAAGCTAA
- a CDS encoding peroxiredoxin has protein sequence MGERSLSSYRGKWLLLFSHPADFTPVCASEFIAFAKAADRFRALDCELLALSVDSLFSHLAWIHSIQRQFGVKITFPIIEDPSMMVARAYGMIAPQARDSALVRAAFLIDRAGIIRAIIWYPMTTGRNVEELLRLLTALQVTDEHGVSTPEGWQPGQDVLLPVPINLDTIEEDQELGSDWYFRLSPPPDTGGSKRNK, from the coding sequence ATGGGCGAGCGGTCATTGTCGTCATATCGCGGAAAATGGCTGCTTCTGTTTTCTCATCCCGCCGACTTCACGCCTGTCTGCGCGAGCGAGTTTATCGCGTTCGCGAAAGCCGCGGACCGGTTTCGGGCGCTGGATTGTGAGTTGCTCGCGCTGTCGGTCGACAGCCTGTTCTCTCATTTGGCGTGGATTCACAGCATCCAGCGGCAGTTCGGCGTGAAGATCACCTTTCCGATCATCGAGGATCCTTCGATGATGGTCGCCAGAGCATACGGCATGATCGCACCGCAAGCGCGGGACAGCGCGCTCGTGCGGGCCGCGTTCCTGATCGATCGGGCCGGCATCATTCGCGCCATCATCTGGTATCCGATGACGACCGGACGGAATGTCGAGGAACTGTTGCGCCTTCTGACCGCGCTCCAAGTCACCGATGAGCACGGTGTTTCGACGCCTGAGGGCTGGCAACCGGGACAGGATGTCCTCCTCCCGGTCCCGATCAACCTCGATACAATCGAAGAAGATCAAGAGTTGGGTTCAGACTGGTACTTCAGGCTGTCGCCGCCGCCCGATACTGGCGGATCAAAAAGGAACAAGTGA